One window from the genome of Kluyveromyces marxianus DMKU3-1042 DNA, complete genome, chromosome 3 encodes:
- a CDS encoding putative aminopeptidase, with protein MKFGLILLASSAMAWPFQNLHVLELEEGKTITVRESEKWALKRKGLNFMDITKFPKLFGSKKEDVEVPVYEYPKKTQNKETVESLTKNIDKQSMHDNLAKFSSFFTRYYKSETGYESALWLSEKLANITKPLEEEIIIQHVDHKDWKQFSIIVSLRGQTTPENIIVMGAHQDSINLLLPSLLAAPGADDDGSGTVTNLEALRIYIDYLNSTGYRPDNTIEFHFYSAEEGGLLGSLDVFSQYAEADKKVVAMLQQDMTGYVPDADSEHVGVITDYTTPGLTDFVKLIIDDYLSIPYVETECGYACSDHGSATKNGYPGAFVIESSFKQSNKYIHSTMDTLDRLSFDHMAEHVKLVVGSLIELGTWDFPLIEMEAKL; from the coding sequence ATGAAGTTTGGTTTAATTTTGTTGGCTTCATCAGCCATGGCTTGGCCATTCCAAAACTTGCACGTTTTGGAATTGGAGGAAGGGAAGACGATTACCGTTCGTGAATCAGAAAAGTGGGCATTAAAACGTAAAGGTTTGAACTTTATGGATATAACGAAGTTTCCCAAATTATTCGGTTCCAAAAAGGAAGACGTGGAAGTTCCAGTTTACGAATACCCTAAAAAGACTCAAAATAAGGAAACTGTAGAGTCCTTGACCAAGAATATTGACAAGCAATCTATGCATGATAACTTAGCGAAATTTTCAAGCTTCTTCACGCGTTACTATAAGTCAGAAACAGGTTATGAATCAGCATTATGGTTGTCTGAGAAATTAGCCAATATTACTAAGccattagaagaagaaattattATCCAGCACGTCGATCATAAAGACTGGAAGCAATTTTCTATTATAGTATCATTGCGAGGTCAGACCACTCCTGAAAACATTATAGTTATGGGAGCGCACCAGGACTCTATTAACCTTTTATTACCTTCACTTCTTGCCGCCCCTGGTGccgatgatgatggttcCGGTACAGTTACTAATTTGGAAGCATTGAGGATATACATCGATTATCTGAACAGCACTGGTTATAGACCAGATAATACCATTGAATTCCATTTCTATAGTGCAGAAGAAGGTGGACTTTTAGGCTCCTTAGATGTTTTTTCGCAGTATGCGGAAGCAGACAAAAAAGTTGTAGCCATGTTGCAACAAGATATGACGGGTTATGTGCCTGACGCAGATTCAGAGCATGTTGGTGTCATCACAGATTATACCACACCAGGCTTGACTGATTTTGTGAAGCTAATAATTGACGATTACTTGAGTATTCCTTATGTGGAAACTGAATGTGGTTATGCTTGTAGTGATCATGGCAGTGCCACGAAAAATGGATACCCTGGTGCCTTTGTAATCGAAAGTTCCTTTAAGCAGTCAAACAAATATATCCACAGTACCATGGACACATTAGACAGGCTTTCCTTTGACCATATGGCGGAACATGTCAAGTTGGTCGTTGGGTCTCTTATTGAACTTGGGACTTGGGATTTCCCTCTAATTGAAATGGAGGCTAAATTATGA
- the RRP17 gene encoding rRNA-processing protein RRP17, which produces MAPKTNREILTGGKNYKQKAAKKFGTDEVTFNKDSRLEYLTGFHKRKLERQKKAKEFIQEQERKARLEERAKIRAEKKKKLEKQLEDFKQAMKDVGDYVGDEDDKQASGSESESESESEHDFKKKSKSDSGSKTESDTEVEAEEWNGFSDDETNVKPILKKYVQKYSDETTVDIEPLEPNDNFEYLAELNNVKLEKADQILDQSIERAKKYAKFLGVEEKTAAKSKKNKKFRYLTKAERRQNQRKANNNKRRK; this is translated from the coding sequence ATGGCTCCAAAGACTAATCGTGAGATTCTTACCGGTGGTAAGAACTACAAGCAGAAGGCAGCTAAAAAGTTTGGTACCGATGAGGTCACATTCAACAAAGATTCACGTTTGGAATACTTGACTGGTTTCCACAAGAGAAAGCTAGAGAGACAAAAGAAGGCCAAGGAGTTTATTCAGGAGCAGGAAAGGAAAGCTAGACTCGAGGAAAGAGCGAAAATTAGAGcggaaaagaagaaaaagctcGAGAAGCAGCTCGAGGATTTCAAGCAGGCAATGAAGGATGTCGGTGACTATGTGGGTGATGAGGATGATAAGCAAGCTTCCGGgtctgaatctgaatctgaatctgaatctgagcacgacttcaaaaagaagtcgAAGTCCGACTCTGGATCTAAAACAGAATCAGACACTGAGGTAGAGGCAGAGGAATGGAACGGTTTTTCGGATGACGAAACCAACGTCAAACCAAtcttaaaaaaatatgtaCAGAAATACTCAGACGAAACTACTGTGGATATTGAACCTTTAGAACCTAATGATAACTTCGAATATCTAGCAGAACTCAATAACGTAAAACTGGAAAAAGCGGACCAAATCCTGGATCAGAGTATTGAACGTGCAAAGAAATATGCCAAGTTTTTAGGTGTGGAAGAGAAAACAGCAGCTAAGagtaaaaagaataagaagTTTAGGTACTTGACCAAGGCCgaaagaagacaaaatcaaagaaaggctaacaataataaacgTAGGAAATAG
- the ERD1 gene encoding Erd1p, translating to MDAKLIEPFLIYLPIPQRVVLLVIFGLLLWTWLLGISSTYFDISRVIISSDSTGLTPYSTSSKLYQNNVKLLRIIIRTILPWQLICIVVFQYCLLNNIENKLVWLLLNVSPVFELAYIFITILWTSPMIARCIKNIFWLANIEPKPYRNNYIIISDTMTSYSKPLVDLAIYMSFLFHDPANPKCQFERYQNAISLNIDVIVGIIPSLIRLVQSLREFSRARKEKGDITQLFNAIKYAGNIPIMLFTVYTRYYRVGPIRTVYWFMLWNSLYTFWWDLTMDWKLNLLNFSKRGFKNNDNKVLRNTLLYHNPIHYYCAIFTDFFLRFMWLWEYLSGGSIFYGELNIFTLQILELLRRWIWLFFKIESEYISVSEGTKMHD from the coding sequence ATGGATGCCAAGTTGATAGAGCcatttttgatatatttgcCCATTCCACAAAGAGTAGTCCTGCTTGTCATATTTGGATTGCTGTTATGGACGTGGCTTCTGGGAATATCAAGCACATACTTTGATATTTCGAGAGTTATTATCTCTTCAGATTCTACCGGGTTGACTCCATATTCTACATCCTCAAAACTCTACCAAAATAATGTGAAACTTCTGAGAATTATTATAAGAACAATTTTACCATGGCAATTGATATGTATCGTAGTATTTCAGTATTGTCTGTTGAACaacattgaaaataaattgGTGTGGCTTCTTTTAAACGTTTCTCCGGTATTTGAGTTAGCATACATATTCATAACAATTCTCTGGACATCCCCAATGATAGCAAGGTGcataaaaaatatattttggCTCGCGAACATCGAACCAAAACCTTACAGGAATAACTACATTATAATTAGTGACACTATGACATCATATTCGAAGCCTCTAGTGGACCTAGCGATTTATAtgtccttcttgtttcatGATCCAGCCAACCCAAAATGTCAATTCGAACGTTACCAAAATGCAATATCTCTCAACATTGATGTCATTGTCGGGATCATACCGTCTTTAATTCGGTTGGTTCAGTCGTTAAGAGAGTTTTCAAGggcaagaaaagagaaaggcGACATTACACAACTATTCAACGCAATCAAATACGCTGGAAATATCCCAATAATGCTATTTACGGTGTACACCAGGTATTACCGAGTTGGGCCTATTCGCACAGTATACTGGTTTATGTTGTGGAACTCCTTATACACTTTTTGGTGGGATTTGACGATGGACTGGAAACTAAACCTtctcaacttttcaaaaagaggtttcaaaaataatgacaatAAGGTCTTAAGAAACACTTTATTGTACCACAACCCTATTCATTATTACTGTGCCATATTTActgatttctttttaagATTCATGTGGCTTTGGGAATACCTCAGCGGGGGCTCGATATTTTACGGTGAGCTGAACATTTTCACCTTACAAATATTGGAGTTGCTTAGACGGTGGATATGGCTTTTCTTTAAGATAGAATCAGAATACATATCTGTGTCAGAAGGTACCAAGATGCACGATTGA
- the RML2 gene encoding mitochondrial 54S ribosomal protein uL2m — translation MFRAFNLRCLKPLTSGVSSGFQVSLLNNYAIKGMMSINFPQARGLASVPSPDQEPSLEEINPQMLKIVPNDADIVALEKQDELLRKRRKLTKEVTQMKRLKPVSPGLRWYRSPIYPYLHKGRAIKSLTVAKRGTGGRNHSGKITVRHRGGGHKRRIRIVDFNRFERGLQTVQRIEYDPGRSAHIALLKHNETGALSYILACDGLRAGDTVESYRKGIPPSFLKEMGGKIDPAILSVRTAQRGNCLPISMIPIGSIVHNVGITPTGPGKFCRAAGSYARILSKIPEKKKAIIRLQSGEHRYVSIEACATMGVVSNVDHQNRSLGKAGRSRWLGIRPTVRGVAMNKCDHPHGGGRGKSKSKKLSMSPWGQLAKGYKTRRGKHQNKMKVKDRPRGKAGRRA, via the coding sequence ATGTTCAGGGCATTTAATTTGAGATGCCTGAAACCGCTTACCAGCGGTGTTTCGTCAGGATTCCAGGTTTCGCTATTGAACAACTATGCGATTAAAGGCATGATGTCTATCAACTTCCCCCAAGCCAGAGGTTTGGCCAGCGTTCCTTCGCCTGACCAGGAGCCgtctttggaagaaattaatCCACAAATGTTGAAGATTGTTCCAAATGATGCGGACATTGTTGCGTTGGAAAAGCAGGACGAGTTGTTGcggaaaagaaggaagttGACCAAAGAGGTGACCCAAATGAAGAGATTGAAGCCAGTTTCTCCAGGTTTGAGGTGGTACCGTTCTCCAATCTACCCATATCTACACAAGGGCAGAGCCATCAAGTCACTAACAGTGGCTAAAAGAGGTACAGGTGGTAGAAACCACAGTGGTAAGATCACGGTGAGGCATCGTGGTGGTGGtcacaagagaagaattagaattgTGGACTTCAACCGTTTCGAACGTGGCTTACAGACTGTTCAGAGAATTGAATATGACCCAGGTAGAAGTGCTCATATTGCGTTACTTAAGCACAACGAAACGGGCGCACTAAGCTATATACTTGCTTGTGATGGGCTCAGAGCAGGAGACACAGTCGAATCATACAGAAAGGGTATTCCTCCTTCATTCTTGAAAGAGATGGGTGGTAAAATTGATCCCGCCATCTTATCCGTCAGAACTGCTCAAAGAGGTAACTGTTTGCCAATCTCCATGATTCCAATTGGTTCCATTGTTCACAACGTCGGAATTACACCAACCGGCCCAGGTAAGTTCTGTCGTGCCGCTGGTTCCTACGCTCGTATCCTATCTAAGATcccagaaaagaagaaggcaatTATTCGCCTACAGAGTGGTGAACATCGTTATGTCTCTATCGAAGCTTGTGCTACAATGGGTGTCGTCTCCAACGTTGACCACCAAAACCGTTCGTTGGGTAAAGCAGGTAGATCTAGATGGCTGGGCATAAGACCAACCGTTAGAGGTGTTGCAATGAACAAGTGCGACCATCCTCATGGTGGTGGTAGAGGTAAATCCAAATCGAAGAAGCTATCCATGTCTCCTTGGGGCCAATTAGCCAAGGGCTACAAGACCAGAAGAGGTAAAcaccaaaataaaatgaagGTGAAGGATAGACCAAGAGGAAAGGCCGGCAGAAGAGCTTGA
- the VMA8 gene encoding H(+)-transporting V1 sector ATPase subunit D: protein MSSNREQVFPTRMTLGLMKTKLKGANQGYSLLKRKSEALTKRFRDITKRIDDSKQKMGRVMQTAAFSLAEVTYATGENIGYQVQENVANARFKVKATQENVSGVYLPQFESYIDQNINDFKMTGLGRGGQQVQRAKEIYSRAVETLVELASLQTAFIILDEVIKVTNRRVNAIEHVIIPRTENTIAYINSELDELDREEFYRLKKVQEKKQKQTAELDAEMKQKKLLEQQEHDQEQAGQDQQGEDEDKEDKEKQEEPEEQEQEQEQEQEQEQESKEEDTATEPAQAIITEQEEDVIF from the coding sequence ATGTCCAGTAATAGGGAGCAGGTTTTCCCTACTCGTATGACTTTAGGGTTGATGAAAACGAAGCTGAAGGGGGCCAACCAAGGGTACTCTCTATTAAAGAGAAAGTCCGAAGCATTGACGAAAAGATTTCGTGATATTACTAAGCGTATTGATGATTCCAAGCAGAAAATGGGTAGAGTGATGCAAACTGCTGCATTTTCCTTGGCTGAGGTTACATACGCTACCGGTGAGAATATAGGCTATCAGGTTCAAGAAAACGTTGCCAATGCCAGATTTAAGGTAAAGGCAACACAAGAAAACGTTAGTGGTGTGTATTTGCCACAATTTGAGTCATATATCGACCAAAATATCAACGACTTTAAGATGACAGGTTTGGGTCGTGGTGGTCAGCAGGTACAACGTGCCAAGGAGATTTACTCGAGGGCTGTTGAAACATTGGTTGAATTGGCATCCTTGCAAACTGctttcatcatcttggATGAAGTTATCAAAGTTACGAACCGTAGAGTCAATGCTATTGAGCATGTTATTATTCCAAGAACTGAGAACACTATAGCGTACATCAACTCTGAATTGGATGAATTGGatagagaagaattttacagattgaagaaggtccaggagaagaagcagaaacaaaCTGCTGAATTGGATGCGgaaatgaaacaaaagaagttgctCGAGCAGCAGGAACACGACCAAGAACAAGCCGGCCAAGACCAACAAGGTGAAGACGAAGACAAAGAGGATAAGGAAAAGCAAGAAGAGCCcgaagaacaagaacaagaacaagaacaagaacaagaacaagaacaagaatcAAAGGAGGAGGACACTGCTACTGAACCTGCCCAAGCGATTATAACCGAACAGGAAGAGGATGTCATCTTTTAG